One stretch of Hydrogenovibrio kuenenii DSM 12350 DNA includes these proteins:
- the queD gene encoding 6-carboxytetrahydropterin synthase QueD has translation MAQQFVLKTLLDFASAHSLRGYPGDCANLHGHNWKIEVEIIGQQLNDIGMVIDFKQIKKHAKEVVAELDHKFLNDIEHFKTVNPTAENIAQYLFRQIQQRIESPSVNMHQITVWENDRNCVIYSEPSVN, from the coding sequence ATGGCACAACAGTTTGTTCTAAAAACTTTATTGGATTTTGCATCTGCGCATAGCCTAAGAGGTTATCCTGGCGACTGTGCAAACTTGCATGGCCATAACTGGAAAATCGAAGTTGAAATCATCGGCCAACAACTTAATGACATTGGCATGGTGATTGACTTCAAACAGATTAAAAAGCATGCTAAAGAAGTTGTGGCAGAATTAGATCACAAATTTTTGAATGATATTGAGCACTTCAAAACTGTCAATCCAACCGCAGAAAATATCGCACAGTATTTATTTAGACAAATCCAGCAACGCATCGAATCCCCTAGCGTCAACATGCATCAGATTACTGTTTGGGAAAATGATCGCAACTGCGTTATTTACAGCGAACCTTCAGTTAACTGA
- a CDS encoding peroxiredoxin, with product MSVLVTKAAPDFTSAAVLADGTIVDDFNLKTHIKGKYAIVFFYPLDFTFVCPSEILAFDHRVDTFKALNTEVVGISVDSQFTHNAWRNTPIEQGGLGKVKFPLVADLGGSIMEAYGIVHPGNVALRGAFLVDDQGIVRHQVVNDLPLGRNVDELVRMVEALQFHEEYGEVCPAGWNKGDSGMKDTPEGVADYLSKNADKL from the coding sequence ATGTCAGTATTAGTAACAAAAGCTGCTCCAGACTTTACATCAGCGGCTGTTTTAGCCGACGGTACGATTGTTGATGATTTCAACCTGAAAACTCATATTAAGGGTAAGTATGCGATTGTTTTCTTCTACCCACTAGATTTCACTTTCGTTTGCCCATCTGAAATTTTGGCATTCGACCACCGTGTTGATACTTTCAAAGCTTTGAACACAGAAGTTGTCGGTATTTCCGTTGACTCACAATTCACGCATAACGCTTGGCGTAACACCCCTATTGAACAAGGCGGCTTGGGTAAAGTTAAATTCCCACTAGTTGCTGACCTTGGTGGTTCTATCATGGAAGCTTACGGTATTGTTCACCCTGGCAACGTAGCGCTTCGTGGTGCTTTCTTAGTTGATGACCAAGGTATTGTTCGTCACCAAGTGGTTAACGACCTTCCATTGGGCCGTAACGTTGATGAGTTGGTTCGCATGGTTGAAGCCCTTCAATTCCATGAAGAGTACGGTGAAGTTTGCCCAGCTGGCTGGAACAAAGGCGATTCAGGTATGAAAGATACCCCAGAAGGTGTTGCTGATTACCTATCTAAAAATGCAGACAAACTGTAA
- a CDS encoding hybrid sensor histidine kinase/response regulator, producing MKPVVTDISKFFSQKALWWCLHYDEKFAMISLSEAFESRLGAAVLTSDDFMSYMVPESIHHFMTHTQALLEKKTDKSQFLMGLNIDGELVWLINELYHQKQGDNEVICATCIDITHMYKLEERLIASHSDLIIEQLQEKEKRSQEENTLLHELYKSQTKFLAMLSHELRTPLMGMNSLINVVKHNQENGRSIEDPLRIMKLTVDQLNFLINDILTYSQTESEHIQINPSSFTIDEMSEYVTHLTKSISNDKGMTVSVTQKTHSEWFYGDLLRISQILVNLIVNAIKFTHKGGVFVEIEETSVGLLFSITDSGEGIEKEQLERIFEPFKQLKSKGSQQYFGSGLGLPIVKRLVELLGGTIEVESVKGVGTKFTVELPVGLHSRELYEDDLDAEQTVHTEHKQKLIELSEPLSVLIADDSVINRKVLELFLHEINCVVEHAENGKEAWQKFLEQDFDIVFLDIQMPEMDGMEVCRKIRTLDHGLKPKLKGVYALTAAHTEDEISNMGIVVDRSLFDDWIEKPISQDKVFGALYKELIVREELAKAPLIDLVPESLVHLLPQFVESTSADLKRMHSLLSEQDETTFRQVCHSLKGNLMLFEVKQILSVVKKIENLSFTEDSGAIETLLSEMDEIYHSLY from the coding sequence ATGAAACCAGTTGTAACTGATATTTCCAAATTTTTCTCTCAGAAGGCGCTCTGGTGGTGCCTGCACTATGATGAAAAGTTTGCCATGATTTCTCTTTCAGAGGCTTTTGAATCTCGTTTAGGCGCAGCGGTTTTAACAAGTGATGACTTTATGAGTTATATGGTGCCTGAATCGATTCATCACTTTATGACACATACACAAGCACTTTTGGAGAAGAAAACTGATAAAAGCCAGTTTTTGATGGGGCTTAATATCGATGGCGAATTGGTTTGGTTGATTAATGAGCTTTATCATCAAAAACAAGGTGATAATGAGGTAATCTGCGCGACGTGTATTGATATTACTCATATGTATAAGCTTGAGGAACGGCTAATCGCATCCCATAGTGATTTAATCATTGAACAACTGCAAGAGAAAGAAAAGCGCTCACAAGAAGAAAATACATTGTTGCATGAGCTATACAAGAGCCAGACCAAGTTTTTAGCGATGTTAAGTCACGAGCTGAGAACCCCTTTGATGGGGATGAATAGCCTAATCAATGTCGTTAAACATAATCAAGAAAATGGGCGCTCTATAGAAGATCCATTACGTATTATGAAGTTGACTGTTGATCAGTTGAACTTTTTGATTAACGATATTCTGACCTACTCTCAAACTGAATCCGAACATATTCAAATTAACCCAAGCTCCTTTACGATTGATGAAATGTCAGAGTATGTCACGCACCTGACAAAATCGATTTCTAATGATAAAGGCATGACTGTTTCTGTTACTCAGAAGACGCATAGCGAATGGTTCTATGGTGATTTACTTCGTATCTCTCAAATCTTGGTTAACCTTATAGTTAATGCGATTAAGTTTACCCATAAAGGTGGTGTTTTCGTAGAAATAGAAGAAACCTCTGTTGGTTTGCTGTTTTCTATTACGGACTCAGGTGAGGGGATTGAAAAAGAACAGTTGGAGCGAATATTTGAACCCTTTAAACAGTTGAAATCAAAAGGGAGTCAGCAGTATTTTGGCTCTGGACTAGGATTGCCGATAGTAAAAAGGCTGGTTGAGCTTTTGGGTGGGACTATTGAAGTAGAATCTGTGAAAGGCGTGGGGACAAAGTTTACAGTTGAATTGCCCGTTGGTTTGCACTCTCGAGAATTGTATGAAGATGATTTAGATGCTGAGCAGACTGTTCATACTGAGCATAAACAAAAACTGATAGAGTTGAGTGAACCATTGAGTGTACTGATTGCTGATGATTCAGTAATTAATCGAAAAGTGTTGGAATTATTTTTACATGAAATTAACTGTGTTGTTGAGCATGCAGAAAATGGAAAAGAAGCTTGGCAAAAGTTTTTAGAGCAGGATTTTGATATCGTCTTCCTTGATATACAAATGCCAGAAATGGATGGTATGGAAGTCTGTCGTAAGATACGAACGTTAGATCATGGTTTGAAACCTAAACTTAAAGGCGTTTATGCATTAACAGCTGCACATACCGAAGATGAAATATCAAATATGGGCATTGTGGTTGATAGGAGCCTGTTTGATGATTGGATTGAAAAGCCGATATCCCAAGACAAGGTATTTGGTGCACTTTATAAAGAGTTGATTGTAAGAGAAGAGTTGGCGAAAGCACCTTTAATTGATTTGGTTCCCGAATCTTTAGTTCATTTATTGCCACAGTTTGTCGAGTCCACATCGGCAGATTTAAAGCGTATGCATAGCCTTTTATCTGAACAAGATGAAACAACTTTCAGGCAAGTTTGTCATAGCCTGAAAGGAAATTTAATGTTGTTTGAGGTCAAGCAAATCTTAAGTGTAGTTAAAAAAATAGAAAACTTATCATTTACTGAGGATTCAGGGGCGATAGAGACATTGTTATCGGAGATGGATGAAATTTATCATAGCTTGTATTAA
- a CDS encoding prepilin peptidase → MLEISPTAQLLLITFFGLLLGSFISMLTWRLPRMMEWEGETQLKHISFSRSECPKCQTPLSWKELIPIFSWLAFKGRCHSCQQPISARYPLIELTTMFLTWLVASHFGLDSKGWMALIFTWVLIAITVIDLEHQLILDILSLPLLWLGLIINTQSYFVSPNEAIWGAVVGYLLLWTLFYLFKFLTGKEGMGFGDFKLLAALGAWFGINAIPQIILIASLSSLITVLALSLFKKRNLQEPVAFGPFLAVGGLLTLLLGDMFIVSLM, encoded by the coding sequence ATGCTTGAGATTTCACCAACTGCCCAACTGCTACTAATTACCTTTTTTGGTCTGTTACTCGGCAGCTTTATCTCAATGCTAACTTGGCGTTTGCCTCGTATGATGGAGTGGGAAGGTGAAACCCAACTCAAACATATCTCTTTTTCCCGTTCAGAATGTCCGAAATGCCAAACACCTCTTTCATGGAAAGAACTCATTCCTATTTTTAGCTGGCTTGCCTTTAAAGGACGATGCCATAGCTGCCAACAGCCAATTTCCGCTCGCTATCCACTTATTGAGCTCACAACCATGTTTTTAACCTGGTTGGTAGCTTCACATTTTGGCTTAGATTCAAAAGGCTGGATGGCACTGATATTTACTTGGGTATTAATCGCTATTACGGTTATCGATCTTGAACATCAATTGATTCTAGACATTCTCAGCCTACCGCTTTTATGGCTCGGCTTGATAATTAACACTCAATCCTACTTTGTCTCACCTAACGAAGCTATCTGGGGAGCGGTTGTAGGTTATCTGCTATTGTGGACACTCTTCTATCTCTTTAAATTTCTAACAGGGAAAGAAGGCATGGGATTTGGAGATTTTAAATTATTAGCCGCTCTAGGGGCTTGGTTTGGTATTAATGCCATACCGCAAATCATCTTAATTGCTTCTTTGAGTAGTTTAATCACGGTTCTTGCTTTAAGCTTATTTAAGAAACGTAATCTACAAGAACCCGTAGCATTCGGCCCTTTTCTAGCAGTAGGCGGTCTTTTGACTTTATTGTTAGGAGATATGTTTATAGTGTCTTTAATGTAA
- a CDS encoding class II fumarate hydratase: MTQSFRIEKDSMGTLEVPTDALYGAQTQRAINNFPISHTPMPKKFIQALGYVKFACSESNLELGLLSQEKATAIQAAAKELIDGKYYEHFPIDVFQTGSGTSTNMNANEVISHLIKQMTGTDVHPNDDVNMSQSSNDVIPTTIHIAAAIELEEHLLPALNHLISALKDKEQEVGHIVKTGRTHLMDATPVTLGQEISAWRQLIEDNIDRLKDTQKRLHKLPQGGTAVGTGINAEPEFSSLVCANLSTITAIPFEPMPNFFVGLSSQDTALELSGQLNVLAASLMKIANDLRWMNSGPLAGLGEIQLPALQPGSSIMPGKVNPVIPEAVCMVAAQMMGNHTAITVGAQSGNFQLNVMLPMIATNLLQSLEIAANASVQLADQAIQGFTVNEAKLNEALEINPILVTALNSVVGYETGAKIAKTAYQTGRPVFEVAKEMSDLDDETLRRYLDPLLLTRGGNPSV; this comes from the coding sequence ATGACACAGTCATTTCGTATCGAAAAAGACAGTATGGGAACACTTGAGGTTCCTACAGATGCTCTTTATGGTGCTCAAACCCAAAGAGCCATTAACAACTTCCCAATTAGCCACACGCCTATGCCAAAAAAATTCATTCAGGCATTGGGATATGTAAAGTTTGCCTGCTCTGAAAGCAACCTTGAGCTAGGACTTTTATCTCAAGAAAAAGCAACCGCGATCCAAGCTGCTGCAAAGGAACTCATTGATGGAAAATATTACGAACACTTCCCTATTGATGTTTTTCAAACAGGCTCTGGCACTAGTACCAACATGAATGCGAATGAGGTCATTTCTCACCTAATAAAACAAATGACCGGTACGGATGTGCATCCTAATGACGATGTCAATATGAGCCAGAGCTCAAATGATGTGATCCCAACCACTATTCACATTGCAGCAGCCATTGAATTAGAAGAACATTTACTACCTGCATTAAATCACCTCATTAGCGCTCTCAAAGATAAGGAACAAGAAGTTGGTCACATAGTTAAAACCGGGCGTACACATTTAATGGATGCAACACCTGTGACGCTTGGTCAAGAAATCTCAGCATGGCGTCAGTTGATTGAAGACAACATTGACCGCTTGAAAGACACTCAAAAACGTCTGCACAAACTACCACAGGGGGGTACAGCTGTTGGTACAGGCATCAACGCTGAACCTGAATTCAGCAGTTTGGTTTGCGCCAACCTTTCAACGATTACCGCAATTCCATTTGAACCCATGCCCAACTTTTTTGTTGGTCTAAGCTCCCAAGATACTGCTTTAGAGTTAAGTGGACAACTTAACGTGCTGGCCGCCAGCTTAATGAAAATTGCAAACGATTTACGCTGGATGAACTCCGGCCCTTTAGCAGGGTTAGGCGAAATTCAACTGCCCGCTCTGCAACCCGGTAGTTCTATTATGCCAGGCAAAGTAAACCCGGTTATTCCTGAAGCCGTTTGTATGGTAGCAGCGCAAATGATGGGAAATCACACCGCTATTACCGTTGGTGCACAATCTGGTAACTTCCAATTAAATGTCATGCTTCCCATGATTGCCACTAACCTACTACAAAGCTTAGAAATTGCAGCCAATGCTTCTGTGCAATTAGCTGATCAGGCCATTCAAGGTTTTACAGTCAATGAAGCAAAATTGAATGAAGCTTTAGAGATCAATCCGATCCTAGTAACCGCCCTCAACTCTGTGGTAGGCTATGAAACTGGTGCAAAAATAGCCAAAACAGCGTATCAAACGGGACGACCAGTATTTGAGGTTGCAAAAGAAATGTCCGATTTAGATGACGAAACTTTAAGACGTTACCTTGATCCTTTGCTATTGACTCGAGGCGGCAACCCAAGCGTTTAA
- a CDS encoding STAS domain-containing protein yields the protein MITHELKDQSLWIHVIDNFSIDDFNAFQAAHQISNFDQIVIDFSNATHIDSGGLGMLLQLRSQLGEDADQIILHSASEHILKIFEVVNFDKLFKIT from the coding sequence ATGATTACACATGAACTTAAAGATCAATCCCTATGGATACACGTGATTGATAACTTCAGCATAGATGATTTTAATGCGTTTCAGGCCGCACATCAGATCAGCAATTTTGATCAAATCGTGATCGATTTTTCAAATGCTACTCACATTGATAGCGGTGGATTAGGCATGCTACTTCAGCTGCGGTCTCAATTGGGTGAAGATGCAGACCAGATCATCTTACATTCCGCTTCAGAACATATACTGAAAATTTTTGAAGTCGTGAACTTCGACAAACTTTTCAAAATCACCTAA
- the nusB gene encoding transcription antitermination factor NusB encodes MNISNFKPGQGEEIAEDESKLTPRSLSRAVALQALYQWQLNTSDLTDIMKQFNEEGRLTGIDVPLFQDIVHTVVSEVDEYDALYGQFLDRSVAMIDPVEKIILRIGVYELKHKPEIPYKVILNEAVELAKRFGAEDSHKYINGILDKAAQELRSLEVSALSNTSS; translated from the coding sequence ATGAATATTTCCAATTTTAAACCGGGTCAAGGTGAAGAAATCGCTGAAGACGAGTCTAAACTAACGCCACGTTCATTATCGAGAGCGGTTGCGCTTCAGGCGCTTTATCAATGGCAGCTGAATACTTCTGACTTGACAGATATTATGAAGCAGTTCAATGAAGAGGGGCGTTTGACCGGAATCGATGTTCCACTATTTCAAGATATTGTTCACACCGTTGTAAGTGAAGTGGATGAGTATGATGCACTTTACGGACAGTTTCTGGATCGAAGTGTTGCGATGATTGACCCTGTTGAAAAAATCATTTTACGTATTGGGGTTTATGAGTTGAAGCATAAACCTGAAATTCCATACAAAGTGATATTGAATGAAGCGGTAGAACTGGCTAAACGTTTTGGTGCCGAAGACAGTCATAAATACATTAATGGTATTTTGGATAAAGCGGCTCAAGAGCTGCGTTCTCTTGAAGTTTCAGCCTTGAGCAATACATCTTCTTAG
- a CDS encoding polyprenyl synthetase family protein codes for MKNQLTLYQQRVCNKLETFLQEYQPEPLKLTKAIHYATLNNGKRLRPALVYATGEALKIPLEKLDSAAAAIELIHSYSLVHDDLPAMDDDDLRRGQPTCHVKFGESTAILVGDAQQTLAFDCIAKDTFVSSHHKIQMIQMLCHASGTEGMIGGQFIDIESEGKTPSLSSLQQMHKMKTGALIQAALLLGACQSKDYETLKPSLVDFGAKIGLAFQIQDDILDIESNTETLGKPQGSDLDTDKATYPKLMGLSESKTLRNQLISDAKALLINMKLNNQFLTELVDYIADRSH; via the coding sequence ATGAAAAATCAATTAACTCTTTATCAACAAAGGGTTTGCAACAAACTGGAAACTTTTTTACAAGAGTATCAACCTGAACCCTTAAAGCTCACTAAAGCTATCCATTACGCCACACTTAACAATGGTAAACGTCTAAGACCTGCTCTGGTTTATGCCACAGGGGAAGCTCTCAAAATTCCTTTAGAGAAACTTGATTCTGCTGCTGCTGCCATAGAACTTATTCATAGTTACTCTCTCGTTCACGACGATCTGCCAGCAATGGATGATGATGATCTACGTCGTGGCCAACCAACCTGTCACGTGAAATTTGGAGAATCAACTGCAATTTTGGTGGGAGATGCACAACAAACATTAGCTTTTGACTGCATAGCGAAAGACACTTTTGTTTCAAGTCATCATAAAATTCAAATGATTCAAATGCTCTGCCATGCCTCGGGAACTGAAGGTATGATTGGTGGCCAATTTATCGATATAGAATCTGAAGGAAAAACGCCCTCGCTTTCATCTCTACAACAAATGCACAAGATGAAAACCGGTGCACTGATTCAAGCCGCTTTGCTACTTGGCGCTTGTCAATCTAAAGACTACGAGACACTCAAACCCAGCCTGGTAGATTTTGGTGCTAAAATTGGACTGGCATTCCAGATTCAAGATGATATTCTCGATATTGAATCTAACACTGAAACGTTAGGAAAACCTCAGGGAAGTGACTTAGATACCGACAAAGCAACTTACCCGAAACTCATGGGGCTAAGTGAATCCAAAACATTACGAAACCAGCTTATTTCAGATGCCAAAGCACTCCTCATAAATATGAAATTAAATAATCAATTTTTAACGGAATTGGTCGATTATATTGCTGATCGTAGTCACTAA
- the thiL gene encoding thiamine-phosphate kinase yields MSEFSIIDEFFKPLGKFGSLLHPSSADIGIGDDGAVMTCPKGMQLVIVTDTLVEGVHFPLETQPYDIAWKALAVNLSDLAAMGAQPAFYSLGLSLPQSCANEAFLSSFSKGLKGLSSIFDVPLVGGDTTKSDRLTLTVTAHGWVEPSHVLRRSNASVGDKIYVTGKIGDGALALQAVLGNYPVSGVDDLVFEKFYRPMPRVELGLELKKVANAAIDISDGLVADLSHLLDSSNVSAEIDYKRIPFSSSVEKYIGVTGDAWLPITGGDDYELCFTLSDAEATILEDKAKSGLLGVSISCIGKVIEKQEQPVVWLNRPLADKECSEPLVKGYEHF; encoded by the coding sequence ATGTCAGAGTTTTCAATCATTGATGAATTCTTTAAACCGCTAGGAAAGTTTGGGAGCTTGTTGCACCCTAGTTCTGCGGATATTGGCATTGGTGATGATGGTGCAGTCATGACCTGTCCAAAAGGCATGCAGCTTGTTATTGTTACAGATACTTTAGTTGAAGGTGTTCATTTTCCTCTAGAAACACAGCCTTATGATATTGCTTGGAAGGCGCTGGCTGTTAACCTTAGTGATTTGGCTGCAATGGGCGCACAACCTGCATTTTATTCGCTTGGACTCAGTTTGCCACAATCCTGCGCAAATGAAGCATTCTTATCCAGCTTTTCGAAGGGCTTAAAAGGTTTATCATCTATTTTTGATGTTCCATTGGTTGGTGGTGATACGACTAAAAGTGATCGTTTAACTTTAACAGTTACAGCCCATGGCTGGGTTGAACCCTCTCATGTTCTTCGTCGAAGTAATGCTAGTGTTGGTGATAAAATTTATGTCACAGGAAAGATTGGTGATGGCGCTCTGGCTTTACAAGCAGTTTTGGGTAATTACCCTGTTTCCGGGGTAGATGATCTTGTTTTTGAAAAGTTCTACCGTCCTATGCCTCGTGTTGAGTTAGGGTTAGAATTAAAAAAGGTAGCAAATGCCGCGATAGATATTTCAGATGGCTTGGTTGCTGACCTAAGCCACTTACTGGATTCATCTAATGTAAGTGCTGAAATTGACTATAAACGCATTCCGTTTTCATCTTCAGTGGAGAAGTACATTGGGGTAACCGGAGATGCATGGTTGCCGATAACAGGTGGCGATGATTATGAATTGTGTTTTACCTTATCAGATGCCGAGGCTACTATTTTGGAAGATAAGGCTAAATCTGGGTTATTAGGTGTCTCGATAAGTTGTATTGGAAAAGTGATCGAGAAGCAAGAGCAACCTGTAGTCTGGTTGAATAGACCTTTGGCGGATAAGGAATGCTCAGAACCTTTAGTTAAAGGCTATGAGCATTTCTAA
- a CDS encoding CBS domain-containing protein, translated as MFIVYSPEGQSYIGAAQVHPELKVDPVARVSPVSDSEFEEMHMSPEESEKNKKSHEAIHQYQTVKEGDARHVVARVGEIMSSPVFIIAESDSLLDAWELMTQHNIHHLPVLNDAEVLVGMISYHEILQRAIVSHDGQIEEIRQETVAQWMHKEVITTLKKTDIRKVAQVMAQYQIGSVVIMSEEKQLLGIVTLSDLVKRLAEEPPLTVYA; from the coding sequence ATGTTTATTGTTTACAGTCCAGAAGGTCAGAGTTATATTGGCGCGGCTCAAGTTCATCCAGAATTAAAAGTAGATCCAGTAGCTAGAGTGTCTCCTGTGTCAGACTCTGAGTTTGAAGAAATGCACATGAGCCCGGAAGAATCGGAAAAAAACAAAAAATCTCATGAAGCTATTCATCAATATCAAACCGTAAAAGAGGGGGATGCTCGGCATGTCGTTGCCCGAGTCGGGGAAATAATGTCTTCCCCAGTTTTCATTATTGCTGAATCTGACAGTTTGTTGGATGCATGGGAGTTAATGACACAACACAATATTCATCATTTACCTGTATTAAACGATGCAGAAGTGTTGGTTGGAATGATTTCTTATCATGAAATTTTACAGAGAGCTATTGTAAGTCATGACGGACAGATTGAAGAAATTCGGCAAGAAACGGTTGCACAATGGATGCATAAAGAAGTTATTACAACTCTTAAAAAAACAGATATCCGAAAAGTAGCTCAGGTGATGGCTCAATATCAAATTGGTAGTGTGGTTATTATGAGTGAAGAAAAGCAACTGCTAGGTATAGTGACGCTTTCAGATTTGGTTAAACGTTTGGCAGAAGAGCCACCATTAACTGTTTATGCATAA
- a CDS encoding 3-deoxy-7-phosphoheptulonate synthase encodes MSHFQTDDLRIKAITEVSAPEKLHEKYPISEAAAQTVYRTREAIKKILNGDDDRMLVVIGPCSIHDPQAARDYAKRLKALIDKHADDLLIVMRVYFEKPRTTVGWKGLINDPSLDESFEINRGLELARSLLLDINSSGVPSATEFLDLISPQYVADLISWGAIGARTTESQGHRELASGISCPIGFKNGTDGGFKIAVDAIRAANNPHIFLSLTKQGHSAIFSTTGNPDCHVILRGGNDGPNYDAPHVAEAVQALESAHVQSRLMVDCSHANSSKQHKNQLVVAESIRDQLSAGEANIMGAMIESHIEEGRQDVVEGKALTYGQSITDACIGWDDSITALELLAEGVRNRRKVNG; translated from the coding sequence ATGAGCCATTTTCAAACAGATGACCTGCGTATCAAAGCCATCACAGAAGTAAGCGCCCCAGAAAAGTTACATGAAAAATACCCCATTTCAGAGGCTGCTGCTCAAACGGTCTATCGTACACGTGAAGCCATCAAAAAGATTTTGAATGGTGATGACGACCGAATGTTAGTCGTTATTGGCCCTTGCTCGATACATGATCCACAAGCAGCACGTGATTATGCCAAACGCCTTAAAGCATTAATTGATAAACATGCTGATGATTTACTTATTGTTATGCGAGTCTATTTTGAAAAACCTCGTACAACCGTTGGTTGGAAAGGTCTAATCAACGACCCTAGCCTAGATGAGTCTTTCGAAATCAATAGGGGCTTGGAGCTTGCTCGTTCACTATTACTCGACATTAACAGTTCAGGCGTACCAAGTGCTACGGAGTTTTTGGATTTAATCTCTCCACAGTATGTTGCTGACTTGATTTCATGGGGAGCTATTGGTGCCCGCACAACCGAAAGCCAAGGTCACCGAGAACTTGCATCAGGGATTTCTTGCCCTATTGGATTTAAAAATGGTACTGATGGTGGTTTTAAAATTGCCGTAGACGCTATTCGTGCAGCAAACAATCCCCATATTTTCTTATCTCTTACGAAACAAGGTCATTCTGCAATTTTTTCAACAACTGGAAATCCAGACTGTCATGTCATCTTAAGAGGTGGCAATGATGGTCCAAATTATGATGCGCCTCATGTTGCCGAAGCCGTTCAAGCTTTAGAAAGCGCTCACGTACAAAGCCGACTAATGGTTGACTGTAGCCATGCTAACAGTAGTAAACAGCATAAAAATCAATTAGTCGTTGCTGAGTCCATAAGAGATCAACTTTCTGCTGGCGAAGCTAATATCATGGGAGCCATGATTGAAAGTCATATAGAAGAAGGTCGTCAAGACGTTGTTGAAGGCAAAGCACTAACCTATGGTCAAAGTATTACAGACGCTTGTATTGGCTGGGATGACAGCATCACTGCACTAGAACTGCTGGCGGAAGGCGTTAGAAACCGCAGAAAAGTAAACGGTTAA
- the trxA gene encoding thioredoxin, with translation MATVNLTTEEFEKTITDNDIVVLDFWAEWCGPCKQFSPIFESVSEKHPDIVFAKVNVEEQQELAGLFQVRSIPTLVFMREKIVVFSNPGLLPEANLEEGLKSLKELDMEQVRKDLEESQNNNA, from the coding sequence ATGGCAACAGTAAACCTTACTACGGAAGAATTTGAAAAAACAATCACTGACAACGATATCGTTGTTTTAGATTTCTGGGCAGAATGGTGTGGCCCATGCAAACAATTTTCACCAATTTTCGAATCTGTTTCCGAAAAACATCCAGATATCGTTTTTGCTAAGGTAAATGTTGAAGAGCAGCAAGAATTAGCAGGTTTATTCCAAGTTCGTTCAATTCCAACACTTGTTTTTATGCGTGAAAAAATTGTTGTTTTCTCAAACCCTGGTTTATTGCCGGAAGCAAACTTAGAAGAAGGTCTAAAGAGCTTAAAAGAGCTAGATATGGAACAAGTTCGTAAAGACCTTGAAGAATCGCAAAACAACAACGCTTAA
- a CDS encoding DUF3579 domain-containing protein, whose translation MVHCRYIIEGYTEDGRKFRPSDWIDRIASMMASYGTSHRLVFSDLLHPELYQGQKCLIIDTQLEEVNPGMFEYVMDFAKNNNLKMTQVCEDMESGLGS comes from the coding sequence ATGGTTCACTGTCGTTACATCATTGAAGGTTATACCGAAGACGGTAGAAAGTTTCGGCCAAGCGATTGGATTGATCGCATCGCTTCTATGATGGCTTCCTACGGTACTTCTCATCGTCTTGTCTTTTCTGACTTACTTCATCCTGAACTTTATCAAGGCCAAAAGTGTCTTATTATCGATACGCAACTTGAAGAAGTGAATCCAGGGATGTTCGAATACGTCATGGATTTTGCTAAAAATAATAATCTTAAAATGACGCAAGTTTGTGAAGATATGGAGTCTGGGTTAGGAAGCTAA